The stretch of DNA TCATACTGAAGGAAATCGGATTTTCTCAGATGAAATTGAGATATTCCAGCCAGACCCGGATGGTAGTGGAGTTGCGAAGGATGTATATTACACCTATGAAATCGTTCGTTCTTTAACAGTCCGTTTCACAAAAAGAGATCCCGATACAGACAATAGAATGACGATTTTACTAACCATACTTCCGGTTACAGAAGGAAAATCAATTGCCTATGGCATTATGTCCTTCAACTATGAAACGGGCACAACCGATCAGGAAACAATCGATTTCCAGGACATGATCTTTGCTCAAGATAAACCAATCGTCGAAAACCAAAAACCAGAACTCCTACCCCTTGACTTACAAGTAGAACTATCACTAAAATGCGACCGAATGAGCATCGCCTACCGAAAATATCTAAAAAAGCTCGGCGTTACACTTGGAACAGAATAATGGTGCCTGTCACCACCCGTGGACACTGTCCGCCTGAGGTGGACAGTTTGAAAATGGAAAACGCCAAACCCTAATTATCCAAAGGTTTGGCGTTTTTTTTAGCGAGATAGTATGGTTAGATGGTTGTTCTGGTTTGGTGGAACCATTGGATAGACGTTTTCTTCTTCTATTATATTAAATTCCATAAGGACAGGTCCGGTACGTTGTAAAGCCTCTGCAATAATCTTCTGAGTTTCTTCGTCTGTTTGTGCTTTAAGACCTTCTACACCGTAAGCCAGTGCGAGTTGAGAGAAAGCAGGGGAAATCATTTTAACCTCCGAATATCTTCCCTGATAAAACAGTTCCTGCCATTGACGTACCATGCCTAGGTAGCCATTATTTAAGATCGCTATTTTAATTGGAAGCTGATACTTCACTACCGTTATCAATTCCTGAAGATTCATTTGAAAGCTGCCATCCCCAGAGACACAAATAACGGATTTTCCAGGGTGAGAGGCAGCAACTCCAATGGCAGCAGGCAATCCATAACCCATTGTTCCTAGACCGCCTGAAGTAATGAGAGTTCTAGGTTGTGTAAACACATAATGATGAGCCGTCCAAATTTGATGTTGACCGACATCTGTAACTACAATCGTATCTTGAGAGGAAAAGTCACTTAAGTGCCGGATCACCGTCTGTGGTTTAAGCAGACTGTTAGATTTATCAAATCGAGGGACTGTTCGTTTCCAATCACCACTTCGTTTGTCCAAATTTCTATATTTCTTTTAATATGTTGGTAATCTAAAAGATTTTTTATATTTTGGATGAATTCTTTGGCATCGCTGACAACAGGTAAATCTACTGAAATGATTTTATTTATCTCAGCAGGATCTATATCCACATGAATCTTTGTCGACTTTGGCGAGAAACCGGTAATTCTCCCTGTCACACGATCACTGAAACGAATCCCGATACAAATTAACAGGTCAGCATGGTGTACGGCTTTATTGGCTGCAAAAGTTCCATGCATTCCTAACATCCCCAAATATAACGGATTTCCTGCCTCCATTGAACCAATTCCCAATAGAGAACTAACGACAGGAATTCGAGACCGCTCCACAAACTCTCTTAATTCATCGGAAGCACCAGTAGCAATTACACCTCCTCCAATAAAAAGAACTGGTTTTCTTGCATTTTCGATTAATTCTCTTGCTCTATTAACTGATTTTTCAAGTTTAGTCTTATCTACTTTGGTCGGACTAACCCGCCAAGTTAGATTATCCTTTATAATGGTATCTGGTGAAATTTCAATTAATACAGGGCCAGGTCTTCCACTAATCGCTAAGGTCTTAGCTTTTTTGAGAACTTCATTTAGACCATTTACGTCCTTCATAGTAATGGAGTGCTTTGTGATTGCCATTGTAAGCCCTGAAATATTTAATTCGCGTAGTGCTTCTTTGATTTGACGATTTTGCTGAAATTGACCAACAATAATTACTAACGGTACAGAATCACTAAAGGCGGTGGCTATCCCTGTGACCCCATTAGTAATTCCAGAAGCAGATGTAAGCAAAACCACACCAGGTCTGCCTGTTGCTCGGGCGTAACCATCAGCAGCATGAACGGCAGCTTGTTCATGTATCATCTGATAATAACGGACATTCATCTCTTTGGTGACCATTTTTAAAGAATATTCTAAATTATTTAGAATGCCTTGTATGTGAAATAAATCATGGTTTCGAAGTTTTTCGTATTTTTCAAAGCCTTCAAATGGCATAGATTAGCTTAGGGAGTTAAAATAGTTTTTATTATTCTTAAATTGGAAAAAATCAATATACCTATCAATCTTCTATTATGGTATCTTATTTAGGTGAACTTTAGTAGGAGGTAGTGCCTGTATGCTTGATACACCGTTCTGGTATTTTTCAATTCTATTTCTTGTATTTGTAACTTTCTATAAAATATATAAACTAAAAGTTAACA from Neobacillus sp. CF12 encodes:
- a CDS encoding thiamine pyrophosphate-binding protein, translated to MPFEGFEKYEKLRNHDLFHIQGILNNLEYSLKMVTKEMNVRYYQMIHEQAAVHAADGYARATGRPGVVLLTSASGITNGVTGIATAFSDSVPLVIIVGQFQQNRQIKEALRELNISGLTMAITKHSITMKDVNGLNEVLKKAKTLAISGRPGPVLIEISPDTIIKDNLTWRVSPTKVDKTKLEKSVNRARELIENARKPVLFIGGGVIATGASDELREFVERSRIPVVSSLLGIGSMEAGNPLYLGMLGMHGTFAANKAVHHADLLICIGIRFSDRVTGRITGFSPKSTKIHVDIDPAEINKIISVDLPVVSDAKEFIQNIKNLLDYQHIKRNIEIWTNEVVIGNEQSLDLINLTVCLNHRR
- a CDS encoding thiamine pyrophosphate-dependent enzyme, giving the protein MDKRSGDWKRTVPRFDKSNSLLKPQTVIRHLSDFSSQDTIVVTDVGQHQIWTAHHYVFTQPRTLITSGGLGTMGYGLPAAIGVAASHPGKSVICVSGDGSFQMNLQELITVVKYQLPIKIAILNNGYLGMVRQWQELFYQGRYSEVKMISPAFSQLALAYGVEGLKAQTDEETQKIIAEALQRTGPVLMEFNIIEEENVYPMVPPNQNNHLTILSR